A stretch of Mucilaginibacter terrae DNA encodes these proteins:
- a CDS encoding VOC family protein: MRAINPWINFNGNAEEAFNFYQSVFGGEFTRITRFKDLAGPDFEVPEEEADKIMHIGLPLGKNNVLIGNDVPAFFGSVSEDENRSKIHVSTESREEADKIFNSLSAGGDVEGPIDDSPWGTYAGMFRDKYGIEWIVDFDPSL; the protein is encoded by the coding sequence ATGAGAGCAATAAATCCTTGGATCAACTTCAATGGTAATGCCGAAGAAGCATTTAATTTTTACCAATCAGTTTTTGGTGGAGAATTTACCAGGATCACCCGTTTTAAAGACTTGGCAGGTCCTGATTTTGAGGTGCCGGAAGAGGAGGCCGATAAGATCATGCATATTGGTTTACCGCTTGGTAAAAACAATGTGCTGATAGGCAACGATGTTCCTGCCTTTTTTGGCAGTGTAAGCGAAGATGAAAACAGGTCGAAAATACATGTAAGCACCGAAAGCCGCGAAGAAGCTGATAAAATATTCAACAGCCTATCGGCAGGTGGAGATGTGGAAGGGCCAATCGACGACAGTCCATGGGGCACCTATGCCGGTATGTTCAGAGATAAGTATGGCATTGAATGGATCGTGGATTTTGACCCGAGTTTGTAA
- a CDS encoding M28 family metallopeptidase has translation MKKTLLLSLLTAGMGFSALAQEVIDAEAVKKIREEGLNHSQVMKTAFYLTDVAGPRLSGSPGLKKAQNWAANELKSYGLVNAKLEPWGKFGKGWQVNKNYAAITVPYYHAIIAIPKAWTSSTKGAIKGDVTLLKVDTVTDLQKYKGQLAGKIVIIDNNAPALVRSKNPDLSRYTDEELAKMAAATPQPAGGARGGQRGGGNPQMATFMAARAKAAAMRGAISAFFQQENVALILSQGRGTDGTVFTTNGASYADTAKAALPELETSGEDFLRIVRLLRAGQKVSMEADVQTQFYNDDLQGYNVVAEIAGTDKKLKDQVVMLGGHFDSWHAGTGATDNAAGSAVMMEAMRILKTIGFKPKRTIRIALWSSEEQGLFGSRGYVAAHFGKKDSLKAEQAKVSAYYNLDNGTGKIRGVYQQGNAGVGPIFQSWLEPFKDLGATTVTIGNTGGTDHQSFDAVNIPGFQFIQDGMDYNTRTHHSNQDTYDRLVEDDLKQAATIVASFVYHTSQRAEMLPRKEAPKAGTN, from the coding sequence ATGAAAAAAACTCTACTCCTTTCACTTTTAACCGCTGGGATGGGCTTTTCTGCATTAGCGCAGGAAGTTATTGATGCCGAAGCGGTAAAAAAAATACGCGAAGAAGGCCTGAATCATTCGCAAGTAATGAAAACTGCCTTTTATTTAACTGATGTGGCGGGTCCGCGTTTGTCAGGATCTCCGGGTTTAAAAAAAGCTCAAAACTGGGCTGCCAACGAGTTAAAAAGCTACGGACTGGTAAATGCTAAATTAGAGCCGTGGGGTAAATTTGGTAAAGGCTGGCAGGTAAACAAAAACTATGCGGCTATTACCGTTCCTTACTATCACGCCATTATTGCCATTCCTAAAGCCTGGACCAGCAGTACCAAAGGTGCCATCAAAGGTGATGTTACCCTGCTAAAAGTTGATACCGTAACCGACCTGCAAAAATATAAAGGCCAGTTAGCTGGTAAAATTGTAATTATTGATAATAATGCCCCTGCATTAGTACGCAGCAAAAACCCCGACTTGTCGCGCTATACGGATGAAGAATTAGCAAAAATGGCTGCTGCTACGCCTCAACCTGCTGGCGGCGCCCGCGGCGGTCAGCGCGGTGGCGGTAACCCGCAAATGGCTACGTTTATGGCTGCCCGTGCAAAAGCTGCGGCTATGCGTGGTGCCATTAGTGCATTCTTTCAGCAAGAAAACGTAGCCTTAATATTGAGCCAGGGCCGTGGTACCGATGGTACAGTGTTTACCACTAACGGCGCATCATACGCTGATACTGCGAAAGCAGCCCTCCCTGAATTAGAGACCAGTGGCGAAGACTTTTTACGCATTGTGCGCCTGTTGCGTGCCGGTCAAAAAGTTAGCATGGAAGCCGATGTACAAACCCAGTTTTACAATGATGACCTGCAAGGTTATAACGTAGTGGCTGAAATTGCCGGCACCGATAAAAAACTGAAAGACCAGGTGGTAATGCTGGGTGGTCACTTTGACTCGTGGCATGCCGGTACCGGTGCCACCGATAACGCCGCAGGCAGCGCCGTAATGATGGAGGCAATGCGCATCCTGAAAACCATTGGCTTTAAACCAAAACGTACCATCCGAATTGCTTTGTGGAGTTCTGAAGAGCAGGGCCTGTTTGGCTCGCGTGGTTATGTGGCTGCCCACTTTGGCAAAAAAGATTCATTAAAAGCCGAGCAAGCCAAAGTATCGGCCTATTACAACTTAGATAACGGTACCGGTAAAATTCGCGGTGTTTACCAGCAAGGTAATGCGGGTGTTGGTCCTATTTTTCAAAGCTGGTTAGAACCTTTTAAAGATTTAGGTGCTACCACCGTTACCATTGGCAATACCGGCGGTACCGACCACCAATCTTTCGATGCAGTTAACATCCCAGGCTTCCAGTTTATTCAGGATGGTATGGACTACAATACCCGTACCCACCACAGTAACCAGGACACTTACGACCGTTTGGTTGAAGATGATTTAAAACAGGCAGCCACCATTGTTGCATCATTTGTATACCACACCTCGCAACGTGCCGAAATGCTTCCCCGTAAAGAAGCACCTAAAGCAGGTACCAACTAA
- a CDS encoding 3-deoxy-D-manno-octulosonic acid transferase: MLIIYNISIKLYYLLAIIASNFSAKAKAWVNGRRTQKVTPLPKSIWFHFASLGEFEQGRPVLEQAKLKYPDHKIVITFFSPSGYEIRKNTVFADTVYYLPLDSAKNARQFIEAIKPSIVVFTKYEYWYHYFNELHKRQIPLYVISAIFRPNQIFFKWYGGLHRKILSKVTRFFVQDEASKDLLKTIGVNNVLISGDTRFDRVFTNAKSPKALPLIETFIEDQKVFIAGSTWPPDEDLIIPLIERHPDWKFIFAPHEIGEDKILRLTNAIPQSKIMRFSEFPRMTDISGYQVLVIDNIGMLSSLYQYGNMAYIGGGFGVGIHNTLEAAAFGIPVIFGPNYERFKEARDLISLRGGFSISNAEELKKLTDKLVFDNEFREATGHICSDYVNKSKGATELIMTTLLR, encoded by the coding sequence ATGCTTATTATCTACAATATTAGCATTAAATTATATTATCTGCTTGCCATTATTGCATCTAACTTTAGTGCCAAAGCTAAAGCATGGGTAAACGGACGCCGCACCCAAAAGGTTACACCGCTACCTAAAAGTATATGGTTCCATTTTGCTTCGTTAGGTGAGTTTGAGCAAGGCAGGCCGGTTTTAGAGCAAGCCAAACTTAAGTACCCCGATCATAAAATAGTAATAACATTCTTTTCGCCATCGGGCTACGAGATACGTAAGAATACCGTTTTTGCCGATACAGTGTACTATTTGCCATTAGATAGCGCCAAGAATGCCCGGCAATTTATTGAAGCCATAAAGCCATCGATAGTTGTTTTTACCAAGTACGAGTATTGGTACCATTATTTTAACGAGCTGCATAAACGGCAAATACCGCTTTACGTTATATCGGCCATATTTAGGCCTAATCAAATATTTTTTAAATGGTATGGTGGCCTTCACCGCAAAATTTTGAGCAAGGTTACCCGCTTTTTTGTGCAGGATGAGGCTTCAAAGGATCTGCTCAAAACCATAGGTGTTAACAACGTATTGATAAGCGGAGATACCCGTTTTGATCGGGTGTTTACGAATGCCAAATCTCCAAAGGCTTTGCCACTTATTGAAACTTTTATTGAAGATCAAAAGGTTTTTATAGCAGGTAGCACCTGGCCGCCTGATGAAGACCTGATCATTCCGCTGATTGAGCGCCACCCCGACTGGAAATTTATATTTGCCCCACACGAGATAGGGGAGGATAAAATATTACGGCTCACTAATGCTATTCCACAGAGTAAAATTATGCGTTTCTCGGAGTTTCCGCGCATGACTGATATTTCGGGTTACCAGGTTTTGGTCATCGATAATATCGGGATGCTTTCATCTCTTTATCAATACGGCAACATGGCTTACATTGGCGGTGGTTTTGGCGTTGGCATTCACAACACGCTCGAAGCTGCGGCGTTTGGTATCCCGGTAATATTTGGCCCCAACTACGAGCGATTTAAAGAAGCACGAGATTTAATCAGCCTGCGAGGCGGTTTCAGCATTAGCAATGCCGAAGAGCTAAAAAAGCTAACCGATAAGCTGGTGTTTGATAATGAGTTTCGCGAAGCTACCGGCCATATTTGCAGCGATTATGTTAACAAAAGCAAAGGTGCTACCGAGCTAATTATGACTACGCTGTTGCGCTAA
- the rfbB gene encoding dTDP-glucose 4,6-dehydratase translates to MKKIIITGGAGFIGSHVVRRFVKFHPEYQIINLDKLTYAGNLANLKDIENEPNYKFVKGDIVDAQFIDELFGAEKPDAVIHLAAESHVDRSISNPLEFVMTNVVGTVNLLNAARYHWKGRYDETRFYHVSTDEVYGTLGETGMFTEETAYDPHSPYSASKASSDHMVRAYQDTYGMDAVISNCSNNYGSYHFPEKLIPLSIHNIKQNKPIPIYGKGENVRDWLWVEDHARAIDVIFHKAKSGETYNIGGHNEWQNIELIKLLCEIMDQKLGREAGTSAKLITYVTDRAGHDLRYAIDATKLKNELGWTPSITFEEGLEKTVDWYLANEEWLNDVTSGHYQQYYDEQYTDR, encoded by the coding sequence ATGAAAAAAATTATCATTACCGGCGGTGCCGGCTTTATTGGGTCGCATGTGGTGCGCAGGTTTGTGAAGTTTCACCCTGAATACCAGATCATCAATCTTGATAAATTAACCTATGCCGGTAACCTGGCTAACCTTAAAGACATTGAGAATGAGCCTAACTATAAATTTGTAAAAGGTGATATTGTTGATGCCCAGTTTATAGATGAGCTTTTTGGTGCCGAAAAGCCTGATGCGGTTATCCATTTAGCTGCCGAATCGCACGTTGACCGCTCTATATCGAACCCGCTGGAATTTGTAATGACCAACGTGGTGGGCACGGTAAACCTGCTTAACGCAGCTCGCTACCACTGGAAAGGTCGTTACGATGAAACCCGTTTTTACCACGTATCAACCGATGAGGTTTACGGCACATTAGGCGAAACCGGAATGTTTACTGAAGAAACCGCTTATGATCCGCATTCGCCGTACTCGGCCTCAAAGGCAAGCTCCGACCACATGGTGCGTGCCTACCAGGATACTTATGGTATGGATGCCGTGATCTCGAATTGCTCTAACAACTATGGCTCGTATCATTTTCCCGAGAAGCTGATACCGCTTTCAATACATAACATCAAGCAAAACAAGCCTATACCAATTTACGGCAAAGGCGAAAACGTGCGCGACTGGTTATGGGTTGAAGATCATGCCCGCGCTATTGACGTGATTTTTCACAAAGCAAAATCAGGCGAAACATACAATATTGGCGGCCATAACGAATGGCAGAACATTGAACTGATCAAGCTTTTGTGCGAGATCATGGACCAGAAATTAGGTCGCGAAGCAGGCACATCAGCAAAACTGATCACCTACGTAACCGACCGCGCCGGCCACGATTTACGTTACGCCATTGATGCCACCAAACTTAAAAACGAGTTAGGCTGGACCCCAAGCATTACCTTTGAAGAAGGTTTGGAGAAAACCGTTGACTGGTACCTGGCTAACGAAGAATGGCTGAATGATGTAACATCAGGGCACTATCAGCAATATTACGATGAACAGTATACCGACCGGTAA
- a CDS encoding M90 family metallopeptidase, with protein sequence MNTFVVVTALIVLALILAAYSLFGKKPKDNTPALSLNESLKKLLNDHVDYYTNLDDANQLRFESMIAAFLDRVHIEGVGLEITDLDRVLVASSAVIPIFGYKEWRYNNLTNVILYPDTFNNDFQFEGDENRNIMGMVGSGYMNGQMLLSRSALLHGFSKSSGKSNTGIHEFVHLLDKSDGATDGVPENLIPHEYATPWLKMMHQEINRIERGKSDIDAYAATNEAEFLAVVSEYFFEKPDQLQDKHPELYEQLSRIFAQDPAAN encoded by the coding sequence ATGAACACATTTGTTGTTGTTACTGCGCTGATTGTGTTGGCGCTTATTTTAGCCGCATATAGCTTATTTGGCAAAAAACCTAAGGATAATACGCCTGCCTTATCGTTAAATGAATCATTAAAAAAGTTGTTAAACGACCATGTAGACTACTACACCAACCTTGATGATGCTAACCAATTACGCTTTGAAAGCATGATAGCCGCATTTTTAGATCGTGTGCATATTGAAGGCGTAGGGCTTGAGATAACCGATCTTGACCGGGTGCTGGTGGCCTCCAGTGCCGTAATTCCTATTTTTGGCTACAAAGAGTGGCGTTATAACAACCTCACCAATGTAATACTCTATCCCGATACTTTTAACAACGATTTTCAGTTTGAAGGCGATGAAAACCGGAACATTATGGGCATGGTTGGCTCGGGGTATATGAACGGTCAGATGTTGCTATCGCGTTCGGCTTTGTTGCATGGGTTTAGCAAATCATCGGGCAAAAGCAACACCGGCATACACGAGTTTGTACACCTGCTTGATAAAAGCGACGGCGCAACCGATGGCGTGCCTGAAAACCTGATACCGCACGAATATGCCACACCCTGGCTAAAAATGATGCACCAGGAAATCAACCGCATTGAGCGGGGCAAATCGGACATTGATGCTTACGCGGCCACCAATGAGGCTGAGTTTTTGGCCGTGGTGTCTGAATACTTTTTTGAGAAACCTGACCAGTTGCAGGATAAACATCCCGAATTGTATGAGCAGTTAAGCCGCATATTTGCACAAGACCCGGCAGCTAATTAA
- a CDS encoding response regulator transcription factor, whose amino-acid sequence MSYSTLSTDTFNKHIAELARLSNTLPGVVIIHKLDGSVVWMSERGLALLGITQEEATQLSSAEYYNKFFNGEDAKDYVPKILTMLEHNNDDEFCTYFQQVRYKGQADYTWHMSSVKIWMRDAAGAPLYTITMAFPVEAMHHMKAKAERLLQENNFLRQNINKYASLSQRERDILKYMAEGKSSGDTAAELFISFNTVETHRKNIKRKLGTNSFYELSQYARAFDLI is encoded by the coding sequence TTGTCATATTCTACTTTGTCTACTGATACCTTTAACAAGCATATTGCCGAACTTGCCCGGCTGTCAAACACTCTTCCCGGGGTAGTAATTATTCATAAACTCGATGGCTCGGTGGTGTGGATGTCTGAACGTGGACTTGCCCTGCTGGGTATTACGCAAGAGGAAGCCACCCAACTTTCATCGGCCGAATACTACAACAAGTTTTTTAACGGAGAAGATGCCAAAGATTATGTGCCCAAGATATTAACTATGTTGGAGCATAATAATGATGATGAGTTTTGCACCTACTTTCAGCAGGTACGATATAAGGGGCAAGCAGATTATACCTGGCATATGAGCAGCGTTAAAATATGGATGCGCGATGCTGCAGGCGCACCACTTTACACCATTACTATGGCCTTCCCTGTAGAGGCTATGCACCACATGAAGGCCAAGGCCGAGCGCCTCTTGCAGGAAAATAATTTTTTGCGGCAGAATATTAATAAGTATGCATCATTAAGTCAGCGCGAACGCGACATACTGAAATATATGGCAGAAGGTAAAAGTTCGGGCGATACAGCAGCCGAGCTATTCATCTCATTCAATACAGTTGAAACACACCGTAAAAACATTAAAAGAAAGTTGGGCACCAACTCTTTTTACGAATTAAGCCAATATGCCCGCGCCTTTGACCTGATATAG
- a CDS encoding SIR2 family NAD-dependent protein deacylase, with translation MKKLIILTGAGISAESGLKTFRDSDGLWEGYDIEEVATPQGWRKNPALVQEFYNMRRKSVLEAQPNAAHHALVELENKYDVTIITQNIDDLHERAGSGKVEHLHGVIIRSQSDIDPTLTYPIDGWELKFGQLCELGSQLRPHVVWFGEDVPMIETAAKLCSEADIFMLIGTSLAVYPAAGLINYVPNYSPKYIIDPNIPKVRESALVHKIEAKATIGVPQVVAKLLAD, from the coding sequence ATGAAAAAACTTATCATCCTAACCGGGGCCGGCATCAGTGCCGAGAGCGGCTTAAAAACTTTTCGCGACAGTGATGGATTGTGGGAAGGTTACGATATTGAAGAGGTAGCTACACCGCAAGGTTGGCGAAAAAATCCGGCGTTGGTACAGGAGTTTTACAACATGCGCCGAAAGTCGGTTTTGGAAGCCCAGCCTAATGCAGCCCATCATGCGCTGGTTGAGTTGGAAAACAAGTACGATGTAACCATTATTACCCAAAACATTGATGATTTACACGAGCGGGCGGGATCAGGCAAGGTGGAACACTTACATGGTGTAATTATACGGTCGCAATCAGATATTGATCCAACCTTAACCTACCCCATTGATGGCTGGGAACTTAAATTTGGTCAGTTGTGCGAATTGGGGTCACAGCTTCGCCCGCATGTGGTTTGGTTTGGCGAGGACGTGCCCATGATAGAAACTGCAGCAAAGCTATGTTCAGAGGCTGATATTTTTATGCTGATCGGTACTTCACTGGCAGTATACCCGGCAGCCGGGCTCATTAATTATGTACCCAATTACTCTCCCAAATACATCATAGACCCTAACATACCGAAAGTACGCGAGAGTGCTTTGGTGCATAAAATTGAAGCGAAGGCAACTATAGGTGTGCCGCAAGTGGTAGCAAAACTGCTGGCAGATTAA
- a CDS encoding endonuclease/exonuclease/phosphatase family protein, translating into MHIFNIIYSSLLFVFTLLPLVRHDYWIFRVFDYPRLQKLVLNITGIGLWIIFYQRDSIIDLVFLVALSVNTIFLTTLIWPFTPFGKKQVLAVSKSRPGQSISLMITNVLEDNDNYEGCLAEIAKADPDVVILLETNKNWDEQTRKLEENYTYHVRVPLENTYGLLLYSKLKLEDTSVKYLVEKDIPSIHTRVILPCGQPVQLYAVHPTPPVPGENVRSTERDKELLLVADLAKACNLPVIVAGDLNDVAWSHTTELFLKMSGLLDPRRGRGFFNSFNAHHPFMRFPLDHAFTSRHFKLKQIKRLNNFGSDHFPIYLNMQFEPEAVKEQEPLRPDADEIEEAQEKKAKI; encoded by the coding sequence TTGCATATATTTAACATCATTTACTCGTCGCTGTTATTTGTTTTCACGCTGTTGCCTCTCGTGAGGCATGATTACTGGATATTCCGGGTATTTGATTATCCGCGATTACAAAAGCTGGTGCTGAACATAACAGGCATCGGTTTATGGATAATATTTTACCAAAGAGATAGTATTATTGATCTGGTATTCCTCGTTGCATTATCTGTTAACACCATTTTTCTTACCACGCTTATATGGCCGTTTACCCCCTTTGGTAAAAAGCAGGTATTGGCCGTTAGTAAAAGTAGGCCGGGGCAAAGTATTAGCCTTATGATAACCAATGTGTTAGAAGATAACGACAACTACGAAGGATGCCTTGCCGAAATAGCAAAAGCCGACCCTGATGTAGTAATCCTCCTGGAAACCAATAAAAACTGGGATGAGCAAACCCGCAAACTGGAAGAGAACTACACCTATCATGTGCGGGTGCCGTTAGAAAACACTTATGGACTTTTGCTTTATTCAAAATTAAAGCTTGAAGACACCTCGGTAAAGTATCTTGTGGAAAAGGACATTCCATCCATACATACCCGCGTTATATTGCCTTGCGGGCAGCCGGTGCAATTGTATGCCGTGCACCCCACCCCTCCCGTGCCCGGCGAAAACGTACGCTCAACCGAACGCGATAAAGAATTATTGCTGGTCGCCGATTTAGCCAAGGCATGCAACCTGCCCGTAATAGTAGCAGGCGACCTTAATGATGTGGCCTGGAGCCATACAACAGAACTGTTTTTAAAAATGAGCGGACTGCTTGACCCACGCAGGGGAAGAGGATTTTTTAATTCATTTAATGCGCATCATCCTTTTATGCGCTTTCCGTTAGATCATGCCTTCACATCAAGGCATTTCAAACTCAAACAAATAAAGCGCCTTAACAATTTCGGGTCCGACCATTTTCCTATTTACCTAAATATGCAATTTGAACCCGAGGCCGTAAAGGAGCAGGAGCCGTTAAGGCCCGACGCCGATGAGATTGAGGAAGCACAGGAAAAGAAAGCTAAGATTTAA
- a CDS encoding DinB family protein, translating into MENAALLYQQYEMIRGSRGVVLQFAETNLPGQLHTPVPAFVDKSIAYLWVHNANVYLHWMANFTMKLNMPYADEKDYPDLQSIRNFYIQVDQLVISFINTYENRLTETINGITASGKQAQSTPLQIFTHVATHEFHHKGQILSMFRLLGHIPPDTDVIRF; encoded by the coding sequence ATGGAAAATGCAGCTCTCCTATATCAGCAATACGAAATGATTCGCGGTTCGCGCGGTGTGGTACTTCAGTTTGCTGAAACCAATTTACCTGGTCAATTGCACACGCCCGTACCTGCCTTTGTTGATAAGAGCATTGCCTACTTGTGGGTTCATAACGCCAACGTATACCTGCACTGGATGGCCAATTTCACAATGAAACTGAACATGCCTTATGCCGATGAAAAAGACTATCCCGATTTACAAAGCATACGCAATTTTTATATTCAGGTTGATCAACTGGTAATCAGCTTTATTAACACTTACGAGAACAGGCTTACCGAAACCATCAATGGAATTACTGCCAGCGGCAAACAGGCACAGTCAACGCCATTACAAATTTTCACCCATGTTGCTACGCACGAGTTTCATCATAAAGGACAAATTTTGAGTATGTTCAGGCTGTTAGGCCACATACCGCCCGATACGGATGTGATCAGGTTTTAA
- a CDS encoding VOC family protein: MENLNIPAGYQRIMPYLIVKDAAAFFTFMQTVFGATEKMKVMRDEHTYMHAEMQIGDATIMFTDATEQFPAQNAGLFIYVADCDGTYKKATDNGASTIMPPANQDYGRSCGVLDAFGNTWWITQAV, from the coding sequence ATGGAAAACCTGAACATTCCTGCCGGTTACCAGCGTATTATGCCGTACCTTATTGTAAAAGATGCCGCTGCGTTTTTTACGTTCATGCAAACCGTTTTTGGTGCCACCGAAAAAATGAAGGTGATGCGCGATGAGCATACTTACATGCACGCCGAAATGCAGATTGGTGATGCCACCATCATGTTTACTGATGCCACAGAGCAATTTCCTGCACAAAACGCCGGATTGTTTATTTACGTTGCCGATTGTGACGGCACCTACAAAAAAGCCACGGATAACGGAGCCAGTACCATTATGCCACCCGCTAATCAGGATTACGGCCGTAGCTGTGGTGTGTTGGATGCCTTTGGTAATACGTGGTGGATTACGCAGGCCGTATGA
- the galE gene encoding UDP-glucose 4-epimerase GalE — protein sequence MKKILVTGGLGFIGSHTVVELVQAGYEPVIIDDLSNSHISILDQLTTILGFKPQFHQVDLCDEAAVKNLATSIADVSGIIHFAAFKAVGESVAHPLKYYRNNFYSLLNLLNGYYGKPLNFVFSSSCTVYGQPDHLPVTEDAPVKAAQSPYGNTKQIAEEILQDMIASGANYKVVSLRYFNPVGAHESALIGELPIGVPQNLVPFITQTAIGKREKVTVFGDDYNTPDGSCIRDYIHVVDLAKAHVAALKYMEDEGFKGYDVFNIGTGKGTSVLEIVNAFERTTGVKFAWSIGPRREGDVEQVWGDVTKSSEVLKWKAELNVDTMMASAWEWEKAIANKPL from the coding sequence ATGAAAAAAATATTGGTAACCGGTGGATTGGGTTTTATAGGCTCGCATACGGTTGTTGAACTGGTGCAGGCTGGTTACGAACCTGTCATAATTGATGATCTGTCTAACTCGCACATCAGCATTTTAGATCAATTAACTACCATTCTGGGTTTTAAACCACAATTTCACCAGGTAGACCTTTGTGATGAAGCTGCAGTAAAAAACCTGGCAACTTCAATTGCCGATGTTAGTGGCATTATTCACTTTGCGGCCTTTAAGGCCGTGGGCGAATCGGTTGCTCATCCGTTGAAATACTACCGTAACAATTTTTACTCACTGCTTAACCTGTTAAACGGGTACTATGGCAAGCCCTTAAACTTTGTGTTCTCATCAAGCTGCACCGTTTATGGTCAGCCCGATCATTTGCCTGTAACCGAAGATGCACCTGTAAAAGCTGCGCAATCACCTTATGGTAACACCAAGCAAATTGCAGAAGAAATACTGCAAGACATGATCGCTTCGGGCGCTAACTATAAAGTGGTATCATTACGCTACTTTAACCCTGTTGGTGCGCATGAGTCGGCCTTAATTGGCGAGTTGCCAATTGGTGTACCACAAAACCTGGTACCGTTTATTACTCAAACCGCCATTGGCAAACGCGAAAAAGTAACCGTTTTTGGTGATGATTACAATACGCCTGATGGTAGCTGTATACGCGACTATATTCATGTGGTTGACTTGGCTAAAGCACACGTTGCCGCATTAAAATATATGGAAGATGAAGGCTTTAAAGGTTATGATGTATTTAACATCGGTACCGGCAAAGGCACTTCGGTACTGGAAATAGTAAATGCTTTTGAGCGCACCACCGGCGTTAAATTTGCATGGAGCATTGGTCCGCGCCGCGAGGGCGATGTGGAGCAGGTTTGGGGAGATGTAACCAAATCATCAGAAGTGCTGAAATGGAAAGCCGAGCTGAATGTTGATACCATGATGGCATCGGCGTGGGAGTGGGAAAAAGCAATTGCCAACAAACCATTATAA
- the bshA gene encoding N-acetyl-alpha-D-glucosaminyl L-malate synthase BshA, with amino-acid sequence MKIGIVCYPTFGGSGVVATELGKALADRGHQVHFVTYNQPVRLDFFSENLFYHEVAVSKYPLFEYPPYELALASRLVDVVRFEKLDVLHVHYAIPHASAAYMAKQILATYGINIPFITTLHGTDITLVGNDRTYKPVVTFSINQSDGVTSVSEHLKQDTYKFFDIEKDIKVITNFIDLKRFNHTPKEHFKKAIAPEGEKILVHTSNFRRVKRTADVISIFAKVNAVIPSKLLMVGDGQDRPECEQMARDLGVSHNVRFLGKQDAVEEIMSVSDLFLMPSQSESFGLAALEAMACHVPVISTNAGGLPELNVEGYTGFLRDVGDVDGMAERAIYILEDEARLQQFKENALTHARKFDLANILPEYENFYMQVIENSKRV; translated from the coding sequence ATGAAAATAGGCATTGTATGCTATCCTACCTTTGGCGGTAGCGGTGTAGTGGCCACCGAACTGGGTAAGGCCCTGGCCGACCGCGGTCATCAGGTTCACTTTGTTACTTATAACCAGCCCGTACGGCTCGATTTTTTCTCCGAAAACTTATTTTACCATGAGGTTGCCGTAAGCAAGTACCCGCTTTTTGAGTACCCGCCTTATGAGTTGGCCCTGGCCAGCCGTTTGGTTGATGTGGTGCGCTTTGAAAAACTCGACGTGCTGCATGTGCATTATGCTATTCCGCATGCATCGGCCGCTTATATGGCTAAGCAAATACTGGCCACCTACGGCATCAACATACCATTTATTACCACGCTGCACGGTACCGATATAACCCTTGTGGGAAATGACCGTACTTACAAACCCGTGGTAACTTTTTCTATTAACCAAAGCGATGGCGTAACCTCGGTGTCTGAACATTTGAAACAAGACACCTACAAGTTCTTCGACATTGAAAAAGACATTAAGGTAATTACCAACTTTATTGATCTGAAACGCTTTAACCATACCCCTAAAGAACACTTCAAAAAAGCTATTGCCCCCGAGGGCGAAAAGATACTGGTACACACCTCCAACTTTAGGCGGGTAAAGCGCACTGCAGATGTGATCAGCATTTTTGCCAAGGTAAATGCGGTAATACCCTCCAAGCTTTTAATGGTAGGCGATGGGCAAGACCGCCCCGAGTGCGAACAAATGGCGCGCGATTTAGGCGTAAGCCATAACGTACGCTTTTTGGGTAAGCAGGATGCCGTAGAAGAAATTATGTCGGTATCTGATCTGTTCCTGATGCCATCACAATCTGAAAGCTTTGGTTTGGCAGCATTAGAAGCCATGGCATGCCATGTGCCGGTTATTAGTACCAATGCCGGTGGTTTGCCCGAACTTAACGTGGAAGGCTATACCGGCTTTTTACGCGATGTAGGTGATGTGGACGGTATGGCCGAGCGCGCGATCTATATTTTAGAAGACGAAGCCCGGTTACAACAGTTTAAAGAAAATGCCCTTACCCACGCCCGTAAGTTCGATTTGGCTAATATTTTACCCGAATACGAAAACTTTTACATGCAGGTAATTGAAAACAGTAAACGTGTTTAA